Proteins co-encoded in one Bacillus infantis NRRL B-14911 genomic window:
- a CDS encoding response regulator transcription factor codes for MFKILLIEDDRSLFQEMEERLGQWSYEVHGIKDFSLVMEEFAEIRPDLVVIDIQLPRFDGFHWCRMIRSGSNVPIIFLSSRDHPTDMVMSMQLGADDFVQKPFHFEVLIAKIQAILRRVYSYSTDEVKLKTWCGAAIDFERGIVENETGRVELTKNEMFILKQLVEQKNKIVTRDQLISSLWDDKRFISDNTLTVNINRLRKRLDEIGLGSFIETKVGMGYMALEEQST; via the coding sequence GTGTTTAAGATTTTGCTGATTGAGGATGACCGGTCTCTTTTTCAGGAGATGGAGGAGCGGCTGGGACAGTGGTCGTATGAGGTGCATGGGATTAAGGATTTCAGCCTGGTGATGGAGGAGTTTGCGGAGATTAGGCCCGATTTGGTAGTCATTGATATTCAGCTGCCCCGCTTCGATGGCTTTCATTGGTGCCGGATGATCCGGTCGGGTTCGAATGTGCCGATCATCTTTTTGTCGTCTCGGGACCATCCGACAGATATGGTGATGTCGATGCAGCTGGGTGCAGATGATTTTGTGCAGAAGCCGTTTCATTTTGAGGTGCTCATTGCCAAGATCCAGGCGATCCTGCGCCGCGTTTACAGCTACAGCACGGATGAAGTGAAGCTGAAGACATGGTGCGGTGCTGCAATCGACTTTGAACGGGGCATCGTGGAAAATGAAACCGGGCGAGTGGAGCTGACCAAGAATGAAATGTTCATTCTAAAGCAGCTGGTTGAGCAGAAGAACAAGATTGTGACGCGTGACCAGCTGATTAGCAGCCTGTGGGATGATAAGCGCTTCATCAGCGACAATACCCTGACGGTTAACATCAATCGCCTGCGCAAAAGGCTTGATGAAATCGGTCTCGGCAGCTTTATCGAGACAAAGGTCGGAATGGGCTATATGGCATTGGAGGAGCAGAGCACATGA
- a CDS encoding sensor histidine kinase translates to MIRRFLRERLSWTLFFLFAHALLLFISFVDSAIPFDSILYFAGLSFISFLIFLAVRYQREARFYKNLEERLGDLDPGSLPSSSSPFEKVVEEAMYEQSALLKKEAQDLHLALETEKDQMLAWIHEVKTPLTALHLMIERMEDGPLKSSLTYEWLRIHLLLDQQLHQKRIPFIENDLYIQKIDLEEVFHHELLTMKAWCIQKGIGFDISLEETEVLTDGKWLAFIIRQILTNSIKYSDAGDIKIKSWKQHGQTKLEIRDFGRGIDPRDLPRIFDKGFTSTFKHEDHAATGMGLYLTKKAAVPLLIEIEVQSALREGTAFTLSFPKRNDFSQVISM, encoded by the coding sequence ATGATACGCCGTTTTCTGCGGGAGCGGCTTAGCTGGACTCTGTTCTTCCTGTTCGCCCACGCTTTGCTGCTGTTCATCTCATTCGTCGATTCTGCCATTCCCTTCGATAGCATTCTGTACTTTGCGGGACTGTCTTTCATTTCGTTTCTGATATTCCTGGCAGTCCGCTATCAGCGGGAGGCTCGCTTTTATAAAAACCTGGAGGAACGGTTAGGGGACCTGGATCCAGGCAGTCTCCCCTCCTCCTCCAGCCCGTTTGAAAAGGTTGTGGAAGAAGCCATGTATGAGCAGTCCGCCCTTTTGAAAAAAGAGGCCCAGGATCTCCACCTTGCTCTGGAGACAGAAAAGGACCAGATGCTTGCCTGGATCCATGAGGTTAAAACACCTCTGACCGCTTTGCACCTGATGATTGAAAGGATGGAAGACGGACCGCTCAAATCGAGCCTTACCTATGAATGGCTCCGCATCCACCTGCTTCTCGACCAGCAGCTTCACCAGAAGCGGATCCCTTTTATTGAGAATGACCTGTACATACAGAAGATTGATCTGGAGGAAGTCTTCCACCATGAGCTGCTGACGATGAAAGCCTGGTGCATCCAGAAAGGGATCGGCTTTGATATCAGCCTTGAGGAGACAGAGGTGCTGACAGACGGCAAATGGCTGGCTTTTATCATCAGGCAGATCCTGACGAACAGCATCAAATACAGCGATGCAGGAGACATTAAGATCAAGAGCTGGAAACAGCACGGGCAGACAAAGCTTGAAATCCGCGATTTTGGAAGGGGAATCGACCCGAGGGACCTGCCCCGTATTTTTGATAAAGGCTTTACCTCTACATTCAAGCATGAAGACCATGCTGCTACAGGGATGGGGCTGTATCTCACAAAAAAAGCGGCCGTTCCTCTTCTCATTGAAATAGAGGTGCAATCCGCTCTTAGAGAAGGCACGGCTTTTACCCTTTCCTTTCCAAAGAGAAATGATTTTTCCCAAGTGATCAGCATGTGA
- a CDS encoding ABC transporter ATP-binding protein has translation MAILEAIKLHKSYGTKLNRQEVLKGIDLAIHEGEFVGIMGASGSGKTTLLNVLSSIDKATGGTIRIEDKEMTVMKEKKLAEFRKNHLGFIFQDYNLLDTLTVKENILLPLSISKVAKKEADQRFQTIASELGIMDLKDKYPNEISGGQKQRTSAARAFIHEPSIIFADEPTGALDSKAAADLLNKLGGLNESRRATIVMVTHDPAAASYCSRVIFIKDGQIYTQLNKGEQTRQAFFKDIMKTQAVLGGVQDER, from the coding sequence ATGGCGATTCTAGAAGCAATCAAGCTCCATAAAAGCTACGGCACGAAGCTGAACCGACAGGAGGTGCTGAAGGGCATTGACCTGGCGATTCACGAAGGCGAGTTCGTCGGCATCATGGGGGCCTCCGGCTCGGGAAAAACAACCTTGCTGAATGTATTATCATCGATCGATAAAGCAACCGGCGGAACGATCCGGATTGAAGATAAGGAAATGACAGTCATGAAGGAAAAAAAGCTGGCTGAGTTCAGGAAAAATCACCTCGGCTTTATTTTTCAGGATTATAACCTTCTGGACACACTGACGGTAAAGGAAAATATCCTTCTGCCGCTGTCCATTTCGAAGGTAGCAAAAAAGGAGGCAGACCAGCGCTTCCAAACCATCGCATCTGAACTTGGCATCATGGACCTGAAAGATAAATACCCGAATGAAATCTCCGGCGGACAGAAGCAGCGGACATCGGCAGCGCGGGCTTTTATCCATGAGCCGAGCATTATTTTCGCCGACGAGCCGACGGGGGCGCTCGATTCAAAGGCCGCCGCAGATCTTCTGAACAAGCTTGGCGGATTGAATGAAAGCCGCAGGGCGACAATCGTCATGGTTACCCATGATCCCGCCGCGGCGAGCTACTGCAGCCGCGTGATTTTCATCAAAGATGGGCAGATCTATACGCAGCTGAATAAAGGAGAGCAGACAAGGCAGGCTTTCTTCAAGGATATTATGAAAACGCAGGCTGTGCTGGGCGGTGTGCAGGATGAGCGTTAA
- a CDS encoding ABC transporter permease translates to MSVNQLIWKNLKKNVKNYYLYIFALIFSAALYFAFVTLQYDPAMDEIEGSIKGGAGMKAASVLLVAIVAVFLVYANSLFTKRRSREIGLFQLIGMTKSRIFRILTAENFMLYYGSLLIGMMAGFLVSKLMMMILFKITGVDEVAELYFSNKALVQTLIVFTAIYLLIMLVNYLFIKGQSILSLFRVQSSAEEKIRKMSIFNIIIGILGIILIAAGYYVSGILFEGDFTSMPELFGAMIFILGAVILGTYFFYKGSVSFIIYLIRKKKDGYLNVKEVLSLSSIMFRMKSNALLLTIITTVSALAIGLLSLSYISYYSAEKMARDNVPNDFSFTVEDSAVRFRQELDSKNIDYREKRIEVVTASIDVKDIQGKKLEEMNFDTDKMDLPVISESSAGRKDLDENEAIFTGYSDVLQRFMPLKDSGKVKLHTKEKEIPLNYIGLEKDYLIPLYYTRGGLQTAIVDDAVFEQLKAEMDPGLQAENNVYIGIDIKDPERLNDANEAFHALQLGESGENDSQLDVMISQKSNMGLIMFIVGFLGLSFLVTSGCILYFKQMGESEDEKPNFTILRKLGFTTGDLMKGLQAKQLFSFGIPLAIGLVHSYFAVQSGWFMFGAEVWTPMISVMILYTILYSIFGILSVLYSKKVVKDAL, encoded by the coding sequence ATGAGCGTTAACCAGCTGATTTGGAAGAACCTGAAGAAGAATGTGAAGAATTATTATCTGTATATCTTCGCGCTTATCTTCAGCGCAGCCTTGTATTTTGCGTTTGTCACCCTGCAGTACGACCCGGCGATGGATGAGATTGAGGGCTCCATCAAGGGCGGGGCCGGAATGAAAGCGGCCTCTGTACTTCTTGTGGCCATTGTGGCAGTCTTTCTTGTTTATGCCAACAGCCTGTTTACGAAAAGGCGCAGCCGGGAGATCGGCTTATTCCAGCTGATCGGCATGACAAAAAGCCGGATTTTCCGTATCCTGACCGCAGAGAATTTCATGCTCTACTACGGCTCACTCCTCATCGGCATGATGGCCGGTTTCCTGGTTTCCAAGCTGATGATGATGATTCTGTTCAAAATCACTGGTGTTGATGAGGTGGCTGAGCTCTATTTTTCCAATAAGGCTCTCGTACAGACCCTTATCGTCTTTACGGCCATCTACCTGCTCATTATGCTGGTAAACTATCTATTCATTAAAGGACAGAGCATCCTGTCGCTCTTCAGGGTCCAGTCATCCGCTGAAGAAAAGATCCGGAAAATGTCTATTTTCAATATCATCATCGGCATTCTCGGCATCATCCTGATTGCGGCCGGCTATTATGTGTCAGGCATACTGTTTGAAGGAGATTTCACATCGATGCCGGAACTGTTTGGGGCGATGATCTTCATTTTAGGAGCTGTCATTCTCGGGACCTATTTCTTCTATAAAGGCTCAGTCAGCTTCATCATCTATCTGATTCGCAAGAAAAAGGACGGATATTTGAATGTAAAAGAAGTGCTCTCCCTTTCGTCCATCATGTTCCGGATGAAATCGAATGCGCTGCTGCTGACAATCATCACTACGGTTTCCGCCCTGGCGATCGGATTGCTTTCACTCAGCTATATCTCCTATTATTCGGCTGAAAAGATGGCGCGGGATAATGTGCCAAATGATTTTTCCTTCACGGTCGAAGATAGCGCGGTGCGGTTCAGGCAGGAGCTGGACTCAAAAAACATTGATTACAGGGAAAAACGGATTGAAGTAGTTACAGCCTCTATTGATGTCAAAGACATTCAAGGGAAAAAGCTGGAGGAAATGAATTTCGATACCGATAAGATGGACTTGCCGGTCATCAGTGAAAGCTCGGCCGGGAGAAAAGACCTTGATGAAAATGAGGCCATTTTTACAGGCTACAGCGACGTTCTTCAAAGGTTCATGCCCTTGAAGGATTCCGGAAAGGTTAAGCTTCATACCAAGGAAAAAGAAATTCCGCTCAATTACATTGGCCTGGAAAAGGATTATTTGATTCCGCTTTACTATACAAGAGGCGGCCTCCAGACTGCCATTGTAGATGACGCTGTTTTTGAGCAGCTGAAGGCGGAGATGGATCCCGGACTGCAGGCTGAAAATAATGTATATATCGGCATTGATATAAAAGATCCGGAACGCCTAAATGACGCCAATGAAGCCTTCCATGCGCTCCAGCTTGGCGAAAGCGGAGAGAACGATTCACAGCTTGATGTCATGATCAGCCAAAAGAGCAATATGGGGCTCATCATGTTCATTGTGGGCTTCCTGGGGCTTTCGTTCCTCGTCACATCCGGCTGTATCCTCTATTTCAAGCAGATGGGCGAAAGCGAGGACGAAAAGCCGAACTTCACGATTCTCCGCAAGCTCGGCTTCACAACAGGAGATCTCATGAAGGGCCTTCAGGCCAAGCAGCTGTTCAGCTTCGGGATTCCGCTTGCGATCGGCCTTGTACACAGCTACTTCGCCGTCCAATCCGGCTGGTTCATGTTCGGAGCCGAAGTATGGACACCCATGATCAGCGTCATGATCCTATACACCATCCTCTACTCCATCTTTGGCATACTATCAGTCCTGTACTCCAAAAAAGTCGTGAAGGATGCGCTATAA
- a CDS encoding LysE/ArgO family amino acid transporter, whose product MEVLLHGIILAFGLILPLGVQNVFIFNQGALHKRFTGALPAVVTAGICDTILISLAVAGVSIVVLSFDWLRMLLFAAGAIFLAYMGWQMWKSRPEPAAGEGKGSFTAKRQIAFAASVSLLNPHAIMDTIGVIGTSSLAYEGYEKVLFSAGCIGVSWIWFLGLAFGGRKLGQIDKNGKVLGLMNKISALIIWAMAIYMVGQLI is encoded by the coding sequence GTGGAAGTATTGCTTCACGGAATCATACTCGCCTTCGGCCTGATTCTGCCGCTTGGCGTTCAGAATGTGTTTATCTTTAATCAGGGTGCTCTGCATAAAAGGTTTACCGGTGCGCTGCCGGCAGTGGTGACGGCGGGGATATGCGATACCATTTTGATTTCGCTCGCGGTTGCGGGGGTGTCCATTGTTGTTTTAAGCTTTGACTGGCTGCGGATGCTGCTGTTTGCAGCAGGAGCCATCTTTCTTGCTTATATGGGCTGGCAGATGTGGAAAAGCAGGCCGGAGCCCGCAGCAGGAGAAGGGAAGGGCAGCTTCACGGCAAAGCGCCAGATTGCCTTCGCCGCTTCTGTCTCCTTGCTGAATCCTCATGCCATTATGGACACGATTGGTGTGATAGGTACAAGCTCCCTGGCATATGAAGGCTATGAGAAAGTGCTGTTCTCCGCCGGATGCATCGGCGTCTCCTGGATCTGGTTCCTGGGCCTGGCTTTCGGAGGCAGGAAGCTCGGCCAAATCGACAAAAACGGCAAAGTCCTTGGCTTGATGAACAAAATCTCGGCCCTCATCATCTGGGCCATGGCAATCTATATGGTCGGGCAATTGATTTGA
- the ahpC gene encoding alkyl hydroperoxide reductase subunit C, whose amino-acid sequence MSLIGKEVLPFSAKAYFNGDFIDVTEENFKGKWSVVCFYPADFTFVCPTELEDLQNEYATLKDLGVEVYSVSTDTHFTHKAWHDHSEAISKIEYVMIGDPSQKITRNFDVLDEEEGLADRGTFIIDPDGIIQTVEINAGGIGRDASTIVNKIKAAQYVRNNPGEVCPAKWQEGGETLKPSLDLVGKI is encoded by the coding sequence ATGTCTTTAATTGGAAAAGAAGTACTGCCATTCTCAGCAAAAGCTTACTTTAACGGTGATTTCATCGATGTAACAGAAGAAAACTTTAAAGGAAAGTGGAGCGTAGTCTGCTTCTACCCTGCAGATTTCACTTTCGTATGCCCAACTGAGCTTGAAGACCTTCAGAACGAATATGCAACTTTGAAAGATCTTGGAGTTGAAGTGTACTCTGTTTCAACAGACACTCACTTTACACATAAAGCTTGGCATGACCACTCAGAAGCAATCAGCAAGATCGAGTACGTTATGATCGGTGACCCATCACAAAAGATTACTCGCAACTTCGATGTTCTTGACGAAGAGGAAGGCCTTGCAGACCGCGGTACTTTCATCATCGATCCAGACGGCATCATTCAGACAGTTGAAATCAATGCAGGCGGCATCGGCCGTGACGCAAGCACAATCGTCAACAAAATCAAAGCAGCCCAATATGTACGCAACAATCCAGGTGAAGTTTGCCCTGCTAAATGGCAGGAAGGCGGAGAAACACTTAAGCCAAGCCTTGACCTTGTAGGAAAAATCTAA
- the ahpF gene encoding alkyl hydroperoxide reductase subunit F: MVLDADIKAQLAQYLQLMESEVLLKVSAGSDDVSRDMLALVDELASMSSSIKVEKAELHRTPSFSVNRIGEDTGVTFAGIPLGHEFTSLVLALLQVSGRAPKADQKVIDQIKNIKGEYRFESYISLSCHNCPDVVQALNLMSVLNPNITHTMIDGAAFKEEVESRDIMAVPTVFLNGESFGSGRMSLEEILGKMGSGPDASELSDKDPYDVLVVGGGPAGASAAIYAARKGIRTGIVAERFGGQVMDTLGIENFISVKHTEGPKLVASLEEHVKEYGIDVMNLQRAKSLEKKDLIELELENGAVLKSKSVILSTGARWRNVNVPGEAEFKNKGVAYCPHCDGPLFEGKDVAVIGGGNSGIEAAIDLAGIVKHVTVLEFMPELKADAVLQDRLYSLPNVTVLKNVQTKEITGTDKVNGISYIDRETGEEHHVELQGVFVQIGLVPNTDWLGDSIERTRFGEIIVDKHGATNVPGVFAAGDCTDSAYKQIIISMGSGATASLGAFDYLIRN; this comes from the coding sequence ATGGTACTAGATGCAGATATAAAAGCACAGTTAGCTCAATATCTTCAATTAATGGAAAGCGAGGTCCTGCTCAAGGTCAGCGCAGGCTCTGACGACGTCTCCCGCGATATGCTGGCACTGGTAGACGAATTGGCCTCCATGTCATCCAGCATTAAGGTGGAAAAAGCAGAATTGCATAGGACACCAAGCTTTAGTGTGAATCGGATCGGTGAAGATACAGGAGTAACTTTTGCCGGTATCCCTCTAGGACATGAATTCACTTCACTGGTGCTTGCTTTGCTGCAGGTCAGCGGAAGGGCACCTAAAGCCGACCAGAAGGTTATTGACCAGATTAAAAACATCAAAGGCGAATATCGCTTTGAATCATATATCAGCCTGAGCTGCCATAACTGCCCTGATGTGGTACAGGCACTCAATCTGATGAGCGTTCTCAATCCAAACATCACGCATACGATGATTGACGGCGCCGCTTTCAAGGAAGAAGTCGAAAGCAGAGACATCATGGCTGTTCCGACAGTCTTCCTGAACGGCGAATCATTCGGCAGCGGCCGCATGAGCCTTGAAGAAATTCTTGGCAAAATGGGCAGCGGCCCGGATGCATCCGAGCTGTCTGATAAAGACCCTTACGATGTCCTTGTTGTCGGCGGCGGCCCTGCCGGCGCGAGTGCGGCAATCTATGCGGCACGTAAAGGCATCCGCACCGGCATTGTAGCCGAGCGTTTCGGCGGCCAGGTTATGGATACTCTTGGCATCGAGAACTTCATCAGTGTCAAGCATACGGAAGGCCCTAAGCTTGTTGCAAGCCTTGAGGAGCATGTGAAAGAGTACGGCATTGATGTTATGAACCTTCAGCGCGCGAAGAGCCTGGAAAAGAAAGACCTGATCGAACTTGAACTTGAAAATGGCGCTGTGCTGAAGAGCAAGAGCGTCATCCTTTCAACAGGTGCCCGCTGGCGCAATGTCAACGTCCCTGGTGAAGCTGAGTTCAAGAACAAAGGTGTGGCATACTGCCCTCACTGTGACGGCCCGCTCTTTGAAGGTAAGGATGTTGCCGTTATCGGCGGCGGAAACTCCGGAATTGAAGCGGCAATCGACCTGGCCGGCATTGTCAAGCACGTAACTGTCCTTGAATTCATGCCTGAGCTGAAGGCCGATGCTGTCCTCCAGGACCGCCTGTACAGCCTGCCTAACGTAACTGTCCTGAAGAACGTTCAGACAAAGGAAATCACCGGTACTGATAAAGTGAACGGCATTTCCTATATTGACCGTGAGACAGGAGAAGAGCATCATGTTGAGCTTCAGGGTGTCTTCGTTCAAATCGGTCTTGTGCCAAACACAGACTGGCTCGGCGATTCAATCGAGCGTACACGCTTCGGCGAAATCATCGTGGACAAGCACGGCGCGACCAATGTCCCTGGTGTATTTGCGGCCGGCGACTGCACAGACAGCGCCTATAAGCAAATCATCATTTCCATGGGATCCGGCGCGACTGCTTCCCTCGGTGCGTTTGATTACCTGATCCGCAACTAA
- a CDS encoding MFS transporter, whose protein sequence is MKRNNIALAILLMNLLIAFLGIGLVIPVTPAIMNELNISGTVVGYMIAAFAGAQLIVSPIAGRWADQFGRKRMIVIGLFIFSTSELLFGLGQSVMPLFVSRILGGVSAAFIMPAVTAFIADITTIKSRPKALGYMSAAISTGFIIGPAIGGFLAEVDTRLPFFFAAAFALGAAVLSLMTLKEPERNPENEEAEEAGTQKAGLKRVFAPIYFIPFVIILISAFGLASFESLFSLFADRKFGFSPKDIAIMITGGAILGAIVQIVFFSKLTIWLGEIRLIRYCLIFSAVLVYLMTTVNSYAAILMVTMTVFVGFDLIRPAATTYLSKIAGNEQGFVGGMNSMFTSIGNVLGPVIGGMLFDVDFDYPFYFAAVMIVLSIGLSFLWAEPGKRKKKVAGKLSAG, encoded by the coding sequence ATGAAAAGAAATAACATTGCTTTGGCCATTCTGCTTATGAATCTGCTGATTGCCTTTTTAGGAATCGGCCTAGTGATTCCTGTTACACCTGCCATTATGAATGAATTGAATATATCGGGTACGGTTGTCGGTTATATGATTGCTGCCTTCGCGGGCGCCCAGCTGATTGTGTCGCCTATAGCGGGAAGATGGGCAGACCAGTTCGGCAGGAAGAGGATGATTGTGATTGGCCTGTTCATTTTCAGCACCTCTGAGCTCTTGTTCGGCCTGGGGCAGTCTGTTATGCCTCTATTTGTCTCCCGCATCCTTGGAGGCGTGAGTGCGGCGTTCATCATGCCTGCTGTTACGGCGTTTATTGCTGACATTACAACGATTAAATCCAGGCCAAAAGCGCTTGGCTATATGTCCGCGGCCATCTCGACAGGATTCATTATCGGGCCTGCCATCGGCGGATTTTTGGCTGAAGTTGACACAAGGCTTCCGTTCTTTTTTGCGGCGGCGTTTGCCCTTGGTGCGGCTGTATTATCGCTGATGACGCTGAAAGAGCCGGAACGGAATCCGGAAAATGAGGAAGCTGAGGAAGCCGGGACACAGAAAGCAGGCTTAAAGAGGGTCTTCGCACCAATCTATTTCATCCCGTTTGTGATCATTCTGATCTCTGCCTTTGGCCTGGCGTCCTTTGAGTCGCTGTTCTCATTATTTGCCGACCGCAAGTTCGGATTTTCGCCGAAAGATATCGCTATTATGATTACAGGGGGAGCCATTCTTGGTGCCATCGTCCAGATTGTCTTCTTTAGCAAGCTCACGATTTGGCTCGGGGAAATCCGGCTCATCCGCTATTGCTTGATCTTTTCGGCTGTGCTTGTATATCTGATGACGACGGTGAACTCTTATGCAGCGATTCTGATGGTTACAATGACGGTTTTCGTCGGCTTTGATTTGATAAGGCCTGCCGCTACCACTTATCTTTCGAAGATAGCAGGGAATGAGCAGGGGTTTGTCGGAGGCATGAACTCAATGTTTACAAGCATAGGCAATGTTTTGGGACCGGTCATCGGCGGGATGCTTTTTGATGTGGATTTTGACTATCCCTTTTATTTTGCAGCCGTTATGATTGTCCTTTCGATTGGCCTTTCATTCTTATGGGCGGAACCAGGGAAAAGGAAGAAAAAAGTGGCGGGGAAGTTGTCTGCCGGGTGA
- a CDS encoding TetR/AcrR family transcriptional regulator: MAVELTSERIKMTALKHFAQFGYEGASMANIAEEVGIRKQSIYTHFKGKDELLLEVLDDVLEEELRFLDDYTETHKESRLEDFLYGFLLQYRDRYGNDDFTKFLLRMLFFQPAHLSKEAEEFGRKYVDHLEEMLILAASKGEEDGRIDSELGARPAAVAYTGVLDGLFFELLTGDASRVQEKLDFSWRVYWRGVSSKRSRT; this comes from the coding sequence GTGGCTGTTGAGCTGACCAGTGAAAGAATCAAAATGACTGCTCTGAAGCATTTTGCCCAGTTCGGCTATGAAGGGGCCTCGATGGCGAATATTGCAGAAGAAGTCGGTATCAGGAAGCAGTCTATCTATACACACTTCAAAGGAAAAGATGAGCTGCTGCTGGAAGTGCTGGATGATGTGCTGGAGGAAGAACTGAGGTTTTTGGATGACTATACAGAAACCCATAAGGAGAGCCGGCTTGAGGACTTCCTTTATGGTTTTCTTTTACAATACCGTGACCGCTATGGAAACGATGACTTTACGAAGTTTTTATTAAGGATGCTCTTTTTTCAGCCTGCCCATCTTTCAAAAGAGGCGGAGGAATTCGGCCGGAAATATGTCGATCATCTCGAAGAAATGCTTATTCTCGCTGCCAGTAAGGGAGAAGAGGACGGACGGATTGACAGCGAGTTGGGGGCGAGGCCGGCCGCAGTGGCGTATACGGGTGTGCTGGATGGTTTGTTTTTCGAGCTGTTGACAGGAGATGCATCAAGGGTCCAGGAGAAGCTTGATTTTTCCTGGCGTGTCTATTGGAGAGGGGTATCCAGTAAGCGCAGCAGGACATGA
- a CDS encoding putative quinol monooxygenase codes for MNKFSLFGRFTVKEGERDHMVSILLEAAEAMKELNECEIYHVHTSEAEPDAVYVYEVWSNEAAHQNSLSLESTKTLIKRAKPIIAGMERISTMEARGGKSISGS; via the coding sequence ATGAATAAATTCAGTCTGTTCGGCAGGTTTACAGTAAAAGAAGGGGAACGGGATCATATGGTCAGTATCCTTCTTGAAGCAGCGGAAGCCATGAAGGAACTGAATGAATGCGAAATCTATCATGTCCATACATCAGAAGCTGAGCCGGATGCTGTCTATGTATACGAGGTGTGGAGCAATGAGGCTGCCCATCAAAACTCTTTGTCCCTTGAATCAACCAAGACCTTAATCAAGCGTGCCAAGCCTATCATTGCCGGGATGGAGCGGATCAGCACCATGGAAGCCAGGGGAGGAAAGAGTATCTCCGGCTCTTAA
- a CDS encoding metallophosphoesterase produces MDKIKEMHIPKDARIIVTSDIHGEIGLFKELLEKVDFNSEDYLIINGDICEKGRNSKETVKYIMELASLNPRVQVIEGNCEALVGELLAENPLLIRYLLSRRYCLFNEWLADAGFPLNEQTSISEVKEVLIEHFSEEIEWLSSLPTAIETEDYIFVHAGLENLGNWRETDRDKAISIPSFLEKSHQAEKFVVVGHWPVVNYSKDIPSDNPIIDREKKIISIDGGNRVKDKGQLNAFIIQRNAGEDMFSHAYVDGIPACRAVKDFSETFDMKGAILYPDYDIVPFEEDEYFTLCRQPGKDELLYVKNEYILQEENGRYKVKSDVSCSLIAVSKGDAVSVLDDSCSGFALIKKDGMTGWVRKEILPAAVLAN; encoded by the coding sequence GTGGATAAAATAAAAGAAATGCACATACCAAAGGATGCCAGGATAATCGTCACTTCGGATATCCACGGAGAAATTGGCCTTTTCAAGGAGCTTTTGGAAAAGGTTGATTTTAACAGTGAGGATTACCTCATTATCAACGGCGATATTTGTGAAAAGGGCAGGAACAGCAAGGAGACTGTGAAATACATAATGGAGCTTGCATCGCTCAATCCCCGGGTGCAGGTGATTGAAGGAAATTGCGAGGCTCTGGTTGGGGAGCTGCTTGCAGAAAATCCATTGCTTATCAGATATTTACTCTCAAGGCGCTATTGCCTTTTCAATGAATGGCTGGCAGACGCGGGGTTCCCGCTGAATGAACAGACAAGCATCAGTGAGGTAAAAGAAGTCTTGATAGAGCATTTTTCAGAGGAAATCGAGTGGCTGTCCAGCCTGCCGACAGCTATCGAAACAGAAGATTATATCTTTGTCCACGCAGGGCTGGAGAATTTGGGAAATTGGAGGGAGACAGACAGGGATAAGGCTATTTCGATTCCTTCTTTTCTGGAAAAATCCCATCAGGCAGAGAAGTTTGTAGTCGTCGGCCATTGGCCTGTTGTGAATTATTCTAAAGATATTCCGAGTGATAATCCAATCATTGATCGGGAGAAAAAAATAATCAGCATCGATGGCGGGAACAGGGTGAAGGATAAAGGGCAATTGAACGCCTTCATCATCCAGAGGAATGCTGGTGAGGATATGTTCTCCCATGCCTATGTGGACGGAATCCCTGCTTGCCGGGCCGTTAAGGATTTCTCTGAAACCTTTGATATGAAGGGGGCCATACTTTACCCTGATTATGATATCGTTCCTTTTGAAGAAGATGAGTATTTTACCTTATGCAGGCAGCCGGGTAAGGACGAGCTGCTTTATGTGAAAAATGAATACATCTTGCAAGAAGAGAATGGCAGGTACAAGGTGAAATCTGATGTTTCCTGCTCCCTTATAGCCGTGAGTAAAGGGGATGCTGTGTCTGTTCTGGATGACAGCTGCTCAGGCTTTGCACTGATCAAAAAGGACGGGATGACCGGCTGGGTGAGGAAAGAAATTCTGCCTGCTGCTGTGCTTGCAAATTAA